A region of Microaerobacter geothermalis DNA encodes the following proteins:
- a CDS encoding RRXRR domain-containing protein translates to MQKVPVVHQDGTPLMPCSPAKARKLLKQGAAVKKWTKTGIFYIQLTTPTSKHTQQMAMGIDPGAHYDGYCIATKEKMQLSGMLEVKNRIAKKMEQRRNMRRARRFRNTRRRPKRFNNRLRKEGWLPPSIKAKVELRIRLIESLLKIYPITDFAVEDMKINGNRLKGEQDRRYYTWTMLGKSRLYAFLKSRGNLYLYDPEDTRKAREINRLEKTDKKGELVFSSQAVDGLALCWLLLRTKNLVVTTFMAWRRPEMARRQLHVFQPAKSGVRKPYGGSFALGFKKNTVVWYKGKLYRTGGTTKGRLSLHSFDFENRRVMQNAKPEECQKVFQQTWFVKKVS, encoded by the coding sequence GTGCAAAAAGTACCAGTGGTACATCAAGACGGAACACCTCTCATGCCCTGCTCTCCTGCAAAAGCAAGAAAACTATTAAAACAGGGAGCAGCGGTCAAGAAGTGGACAAAAACAGGAATTTTCTATATCCAGCTAACTACCCCTACGAGCAAACATACACAGCAAATGGCGATGGGAATAGACCCCGGCGCACATTATGACGGCTATTGCATCGCTACCAAAGAAAAAATGCAATTATCAGGGATGTTGGAGGTCAAAAACAGAATCGCAAAGAAGATGGAGCAGAGAAGGAACATGAGAAGGGCACGGCGGTTTCGCAACACAAGGCGTAGACCTAAAAGGTTCAATAATCGCCTTCGCAAAGAAGGATGGCTGCCACCCTCAATTAAGGCAAAGGTAGAGTTGAGAATTCGACTTATAGAATCCTTGCTCAAAATCTATCCGATCACCGATTTTGCGGTAGAGGACATGAAGATCAATGGCAATCGATTGAAAGGGGAGCAAGACAGGCGGTATTACACCTGGACGATGTTAGGAAAAAGCAGGTTGTATGCCTTTTTGAAGTCCCGTGGCAATCTCTACTTGTATGACCCGGAGGATACGAGAAAAGCAAGAGAGATCAACAGATTGGAAAAGACCGACAAGAAGGGTGAACTTGTTTTTTCGTCCCAAGCGGTAGATGGGTTGGCGTTGTGTTGGTTGTTGTTGAGGACAAAGAATCTAGTTGTTACAACCTTCATGGCATGGCGTAGACCAGAGATGGCAAGACGGCAACTTCATGTCTTTCAACCCGCAAAAAGTGGTGTACGCAAGCCATACGGAGGCAGTTTTGCATTGGGATTCAAAAAGAACACCGTGGTTTGGTACAAAGGCAAACTATACCGAACAGGTGGCACAACCAAAGGCAGATTAAGTTTGCATTCGTTTGATTTTGAAAACAGGCGAGTAATGCAAAATGCCAAGCCGGAAGAATGCCAAAAGGTATTTCAACAGACATGGTTTGTTAAGAAAGTGAGTTAG